A segment of the Aromatoleum aromaticum EbN1 genome:
CGACAGGCCGCCGCCCGTCACGTGCGTCATCGCCACGCGCGGCACCGGATCGACCTGGTAGCCGGGGCACTGGTTGCGCATCTGCTTGACGCTGGCGGCGATCTGCGCCGCGCCCGAGGCGCCGATCGGGTGTCCGTACGACAGCATGCCTCCGCGCGGACTGACGACGCATTTGCCGCCGTGCGTTGCGTTGCCGTCGCGCAGGAACTTCAACCCTTCGCCTTTCGGGCACAGGCCGAGGCACTCGTAGTACAGCAGCTCGGCGATCGTGAAGGCGTCGTGCAGTTCGACGATATTCACGTCCTGAGGTCCGATGCCCGACTCTTCGTAGAGCTGCGCCGCCGTCTCCTCGGTGATGTCGTCGCCGGTGATGTCGCGCGGCCGGTTGTGGTACGGCCCGGAGCGCACGACCGAGCCGGCGACGAGGATCGGCTTGTCGATGCCGAGCTTCTTCACCATCCGTTCCGAGCACACGACAACCGCGCCGGCGCCGTCGGCGATGCCGCAGCACTGCTGCAGCGTCAGCGGCGAGGCAACGACGCGCGACTTGACGACCTCCTCGACCGAAATCTCGCCCTTGAACCACGCATACGGGTTGTTGGTCGCGTGGCGGCGGTTCTTCACCGTGATCATCGCCAGGTCCTCGGCCGTGGCGCCCGTTTCGTACATGTAGCGCTGCGCGCGCATCGCGTACTTGCCGGTCATTACCGCGCCATGCACCGTCTCGATGTCCGACATCGCGGTCGCGAACGCCGTGCCCTGCGCCATGTGCAGCGTGTGGTTCTCGCAGCCGATGCCGATCGCGACGTCGGCGAGCCCCATCGCGACATCGCGCACCGCCAGGTGGATCGCCATGCCGCCCGCCGAGCAGGCGCTCTCGACGTTGATGATCGGCAGATGGCCGCACATGCCGAGGTCCTTGAGCACCGTCTGCCCGGTGACCATGCCGTTGGTGCCGTTGCCGATGTAGGCGCTCTGCACCATCGTCGGGCGGTCGATGTTCGACGCCCTCAACGCCTCGAGTGCGGCGGCCCGCCCGAGCACGTCGAAATCGACTTCATGTCGCCCGAATTTCGTCTCGCCGACGCCGGCGATATAGACTTTGCGCTGCAGTTTCATTTGTCGTCACTCACCGGAATTTAGCTTGCGGAACTTGTAGCTGATCAGCGGCACGCCGTCGCGGTTGTCGCGCACGGGACCGACGGTCAGCTCGACGTCGTCGTCGCAGCAGAAGCTGCCCGGCTCGCCTTCCAGCTGCGCGAAGATCCGCAGATCCTCCGGCAGGTCGATATAGCCGAACGAATATGGCGTTTTCATTCCCGCTTGGCCGATGAAATTGTCGCTGAAGCTGTAGAGTTTCCCCTGCCGGCTCAGCGACACCACATCGAATTCCTCGCCCCAGCAGCTCGGGCACGGGCTCAGTTTCGGGAAATCCAGCTGTCCGCATTTCTTGCAGCGGTATCCCTTGAGATAGGGCGCGCCGCCATCGGC
Coding sequences within it:
- a CDS encoding thiolase family protein; translated protein: MKLQRKVYIAGVGETKFGRHEVDFDVLGRAAALEALRASNIDRPTMVQSAYIGNGTNGMVTGQTVLKDLGMCGHLPIINVESACSAGGMAIHLAVRDVAMGLADVAIGIGCENHTLHMAQGTAFATAMSDIETVHGAVMTGKYAMRAQRYMYETGATAEDLAMITVKNRRHATNNPYAWFKGEISVEEVVKSRVVASPLTLQQCCGIADGAGAVVVCSERMVKKLGIDKPILVAGSVVRSGPYHNRPRDITGDDITEETAAQLYEESGIGPQDVNIVELHDAFTIAELLYYECLGLCPKGEGLKFLRDGNATHGGKCVVSPRGGMLSYGHPIGASGAAQIAASVKQMRNQCPGYQVDPVPRVAMTHVTGGGLSGTEHAACTMHMLVSDW
- a CDS encoding Zn-ribbon domain-containing OB-fold protein, coding for MSDQKPNKKPEKKPDITFFHPDLLEAPADGGAPYLKGYRCKKCGQLDFPKLSPCPSCWGEEFDVVSLSRQGKLYSFSDNFIGQAGMKTPYSFGYIDLPEDLRIFAQLEGEPGSFCCDDDVELTVGPVRDNRDGVPLISYKFRKLNSGE